In the Streptomyces fradiae ATCC 10745 = DSM 40063 genome, GCCGGCCCAGCGTCCAGAGCCCGACGGTGGGCAGCACGAAGAGGGCGAGTGCGACGGCCGACAAGAGCAGGCCGGTCATTCCTGTGCTCCTTGGGTACGACGGCCCCGGTGCGGGGCAGAGGGGTCTCTGGGCGGGCGGTGGGGGCGGTGTGCGCGGGTGTACGTGTGCGCCGGGCGGGTGCGCCGGACGGGTGCGCCGCGGTGTGTGGTCCGCTGTGTGGACGCGCGGGCCGCGCACCTGGTTGCACCCCCTCCCCGCCCCGCGCCGCCCCGGCCTTCGGCCGCTCGCCGCCGCCTCGGTGCCCGGGGCCGCGCGGGCCCTGCCTCGACCGGGCGCCTCCATCGCCACGCGGACCGTCCCGACGGACCCCGCCCAGCCGCAGCCGCCGTCCCGGGCCGGGCCCGCGACGCGTCACCCCGCGCGCCCCCGGCTTCCGCGCGTGCGCCCTGCCGCCCGGCCCGCGGGGCTCGTACGGTGGGCGACGGACGGGTGAGGCGCATCGAGGGGGAAGGCGGTCGCGGGTGGAGCACCAGGCCGAGGGCAAGCACCGGTCGCCGATCGGAGACGACGGGCACCAGCCGAACCGCCCCGTGCCGCCCCCGCCGCCTCCCGCGCCCGCGCCGGTGCCGGAGCGGAAGTAGCGGCCCACATGACCGTCGGCGGCCCCGCGCGGGGACGGACCGGCTCCGCTCCGGTCGACACGGACCTCGGACCGGGGCGGGTCGGCACGCCCCCGGCCGACGCGGGCCCCGTGCCAGGGCGGATCGGCACGCCTCGGGGCGGCGCGGGACCCGCGTCGGGGCGGGCGAGCACCGCTCCGGCCGACGCGGTCCCCGCGCCGGGGCGGCCCGGTGCGGCGGCGCCCCTCGGCACCCGCCCTCCGGCGGGGCGTGGAGGCCCCGCCCCGGTCGACGCGCTCCTGGCAGCGCTCGCCGGGCACCTGGGCCGGCCGCTGCCCGCGCGGTACGAGGCGGCGGTGCGCGCGGTGCCGCGGCACCTCTTCCTCCCCGACCGGCTGTGGCTGCGCGACGGCGCCGGCGGCTACGCCCCCTGCGACCGCGCCACGGACCCCGGCGGATGGATGCGGGCCGCGTACGCCGACACCACGCTCGTCACCCGGTTCACGGACGGCCTGCCGTCCTCCGCCGCCTCCATGCCCTCCATGGTCCTGCGCACCCTGCTGCTCGCGGACCCGGCTCCCCACCACCGGATCCTGGAGCTCGGTACCGGGACGGGCTTCAACGCGGCCCTCCTCGCCGTGCTCGCCGGCGACGGCCGCGTCACGTCCGTCGAACTGCACCCCGGACTCGCCGGGCGGGCCGTGGCCGGCCTCCGGGCCGCCGGGCGCGATCCGCTGGTCGTCACGGCGGACGCGGCCGGGGGCTGGGCGCCCGGCAGCCCGTACGACAGGATCGTCGCCACCTTCTCCGTCGACCGCGTCCCGCCCGCCTGGCTGCGGCAGGCCCGCGAGGGCGGGCGGATCGTCACGCCGTGGACGTCGTCCTGGTGCTCGTACGGCACCCTCGGTCTCGACGTCCGCCCCGGCGGCGCGGCGCTGGGCCGCTTCCACGCGTTCGCGTCCTTCATGCCGATGCGCACCCCGGGCGGCGGCTCCGCGCACCCGGCCGGGGAGCGCCCGGCCGCCCTGCCCGACTCCACCGGCGGGACGGCCATGACCCGCCTTTCGCCCTGGTCGGTCGCCGGCGGCGACCTGGACGCGGAGTTCCACATCGGGCTGAGCGTCCCCGGTGCCTCCTTCGCCTGGGACACCAGCGGCGAACACGCGCACACCCGCCTCCTCGTCCGCGAGGCCGACGGCCCGTCGTGGGCGGCCGTCGACCACGACGGCCGGGACGCCGCACGCTTCGCCGTCACCCAGGCCGGCCCGCGCGCCCTGTGGGACGAGGTCGCGGCGGCGTACCGGCTCTGGGACGGACTCGGCCGGCCCGCGGTCGGCCGCTACCGCCTGACGGCCGACGCCGACGGGACGCAGACCGTGTGGATCACCGTCGAGGGCTCCCGCGCGGTCCCGGTACGGACGCTCCCCGCCGCCCTGTGAGCGACGCGTCGCGCACGGGGGAGGCGGCGCGGGGCCGGGTGGACGCCCCGGCCGTGCGTGGCCGCCGTCTCCCGTCTCAGGCCCGGTCCCCGCCGGCGGCGGTCCGTTCCGTACGGTCGCCGTTCATCAGCAGCGCCAGCTCGACCCGCGAGCGGACGCCCAACCGGCTGAAGACGTTGCGCAGGTGGTGGTCCACGGTGCGCGGGCTGAGCGACAGCCGCGTGGCCACCTCGCGGTTGGTGGCGCCCGACGCCACGAGCGCCGCCACGCGCTGCTGCTGCGGAGTCAGCCGGCCCAGAGCGTCGGCGTCCTCGTCGAGGGCGCTCTCCCCGGCGGCCCGCAGTTCGGACTGCGTGCGCCTCTCCCACAGCAGGGCGCCGCAGCGTTCGAAGCCGACGAGGGCGGCGCGCAGCTGGTGCCGGGCCTCCAGGGGCCTGCGCCTTCGGCGCAGCCACATGCCGTACGACAGGAACGTGCGGGCGTGCTCGAACTGGCCGTCGGCGGCCTCGTGCTCCTCCAGGGCCCTGCGGTACAGCGCGTCGCAGTCCTCCTCCCGCGCCGTCAGGGCCCGCAGGCGGGTCAGCTGGGCCCTGGCCTGC is a window encoding:
- a CDS encoding protein-L-isoaspartate O-methyltransferase family protein, which encodes MTVGGPARGRTGSAPVDTDLGPGRVGTPPADAGPVPGRIGTPRGGAGPASGRASTAPADAVPAPGRPGAAAPLGTRPPAGRGGPAPVDALLAALAGHLGRPLPARYEAAVRAVPRHLFLPDRLWLRDGAGGYAPCDRATDPGGWMRAAYADTTLVTRFTDGLPSSAASMPSMVLRTLLLADPAPHHRILELGTGTGFNAALLAVLAGDGRVTSVELHPGLAGRAVAGLRAAGRDPLVVTADAAGGWAPGSPYDRIVATFSVDRVPPAWLRQAREGGRIVTPWTSSWCSYGTLGLDVRPGGAALGRFHAFASFMPMRTPGGGSAHPAGERPAALPDSTGGTAMTRLSPWSVAGGDLDAEFHIGLSVPGASFAWDTSGEHAHTRLLVREADGPSWAAVDHDGRDAARFAVTQAGPRALWDEVAAAYRLWDGLGRPAVGRYRLTADADGTQTVWITVEGSRAVPVRTLPAAL